Proteins from one Dysgonomonas sp. HDW5A genomic window:
- a CDS encoding DUF4838 domain-containing protein, which translates to MKNKIFLFLLFFIPFTISAQLSIVKDGKSQIRIIVDKKDSTDMKAANLIQDFVKRISGAEIAILGSDSKIKKGDILIGDFQLPIKNLDPSQIKEDGFLLSTQDGYVRIVGGKGNGTIYGAVTLLEDYLGVRYYAENLPKYTPSKNMVLPDTIHKIDNPSFRYRQTQAYSIKDPIYKLWHRLEEPKEVFAGNLWVHTFNSILPAAKYGKSNPEYYAFINGERRPGTASQWCLTNPDVLEKVVIQIDSIFKTNPDKKIISVSQNDSQNHCQCDNCKAIDEREGSPSGTLVYFLNKLAERFPDKEFSTLAYLYSVAPPKYIKPLPNVNIMLCDIDCYREVTLPENTSGQTFVRDMEGWSKVSDNIFVWDYGINFDNYVSPFPNFHILQPNMQLFKKNNATMHFSQIGGVKGTDFSELRSYLVAKLLWNTEADTEAIIKSFLNDYYGEAAAPYLYQYLKLREGALIGSNKPLWIYDTPITHKNGMLNAPMMKRYKQLFDAAEKAVDNNPEYLNRVKEARLPIQYAELEIARTTPIDNVNELKSKLNAFRNTAKELNVIYLNERNNTIVDYCTLYEQRNLPRERKSLAHNAKITYITPPSSPYDKIGDTALTDGLYGGATFNESWVGWIDKDAEFVIDLGQVKEIETVEFDFLHQLGAWILLPKSVTCKTSVDNENFVLMGHKDIPEDRNTEVKYVNIPIQSDKKIQARYIKVKIESIGLCPPWHYGVGFPAWFFLDEVSVY; encoded by the coding sequence ATGAAAAATAAAATATTCTTATTTCTATTATTCTTTATACCTTTTACTATTTCGGCACAACTGTCAATAGTAAAAGATGGTAAATCGCAAATACGGATTATTGTTGATAAAAAAGACAGTACCGATATGAAAGCAGCCAATCTGATACAGGATTTTGTAAAAAGAATATCGGGTGCAGAAATAGCTATACTGGGAAGTGATTCGAAAATAAAAAAGGGAGATATCCTTATAGGAGATTTTCAGCTACCGATCAAAAACCTCGATCCATCGCAGATAAAAGAAGATGGTTTCCTCCTTTCGACACAAGACGGATATGTACGTATTGTCGGTGGAAAAGGAAACGGTACAATCTATGGAGCTGTCACATTATTGGAGGATTATTTAGGTGTTCGGTACTATGCCGAAAACCTGCCTAAGTATACTCCTTCTAAAAATATGGTACTGCCCGACACAATCCATAAGATTGACAACCCCTCTTTTCGTTACCGTCAAACCCAAGCATATAGTATAAAAGACCCGATCTATAAATTATGGCATCGTTTGGAAGAACCTAAAGAAGTCTTTGCGGGTAATCTTTGGGTACATACTTTCAATAGTATCCTTCCCGCTGCGAAATATGGTAAATCGAATCCCGAATATTACGCTTTTATCAATGGTGAACGCCGTCCCGGAACAGCTAGTCAATGGTGTTTGACCAATCCCGATGTATTGGAAAAAGTGGTGATTCAGATAGATTCTATTTTCAAGACTAATCCCGATAAGAAAATTATTTCCGTAAGTCAAAACGATAGTCAGAATCATTGTCAATGCGATAACTGCAAAGCAATAGACGAAAGAGAGGGCAGCCCTTCGGGAACTCTGGTTTACTTCTTGAATAAGTTAGCGGAACGTTTCCCTGATAAAGAATTTTCGACATTGGCTTACCTGTATTCGGTTGCTCCACCGAAGTATATCAAGCCGTTGCCCAATGTAAATATTATGCTTTGCGATATCGATTGCTACCGGGAGGTTACTTTACCCGAAAATACATCAGGACAAACATTTGTGAGAGACATGGAGGGATGGTCTAAAGTCTCGGATAATATATTTGTATGGGATTACGGTATCAACTTCGACAACTATGTTTCGCCGTTTCCTAATTTCCATATCCTGCAACCCAATATGCAACTCTTCAAGAAGAATAATGCGACCATGCACTTTTCTCAAATAGGAGGTGTAAAAGGAACCGACTTTTCGGAATTACGTTCGTATCTGGTTGCTAAACTTTTGTGGAACACGGAGGCTGACACAGAGGCTATAATCAAATCTTTTCTGAACGATTATTACGGAGAAGCTGCTGCTCCGTATTTATATCAGTATTTGAAATTACGTGAGGGTGCATTGATAGGTAGTAACAAACCTCTTTGGATATATGATACTCCCATCACTCACAAAAACGGGATGCTGAATGCCCCCATGATGAAAAGGTATAAACAACTTTTTGATGCTGCAGAAAAAGCTGTTGACAATAATCCGGAATATTTGAATCGAGTAAAAGAGGCTCGCTTACCTATTCAGTATGCAGAACTAGAGATAGCACGTACAACACCTATTGATAATGTAAATGAACTTAAAAGCAAACTGAACGCATTCAGAAATACAGCTAAGGAGTTGAATGTGATATACCTCAACGAACGTAATAATACAATCGTAGATTATTGCACTTTGTACGAACAACGCAACTTACCAAGAGAACGAAAGAGTCTGGCACACAATGCGAAAATAACATACATAACTCCCCCATCCTCTCCTTACGATAAAATCGGAGATACTGCCTTAACCGACGGTTTGTATGGCGGTGCCACTTTCAACGAAAGCTGGGTAGGATGGATTGATAAAGATGCCGAATTTGTAATTGACCTTGGACAAGTAAAAGAAATAGAAACCGTAGAGTTCGATTTTCTACATCAATTAGGTGCATGGATCTTGTTGCCTAAAAGCGTTACTTGTAAAACCTCGGTTGATAACGAGAACTTTGTATTGATGGGACACAAAGACATTCCCGAAGATCGCAACACGGAAGTGAAATATGTAAATATCCCTATCCAATCAGATAAAAAGATACAGGCTCGCTATATCAAAGTAAAGATAGAATCAATCGGACTT
- a CDS encoding DUF4253 domain-containing protein, protein MKNSIRLAALLLCIICLSCKNSENGKSQESIQEKMSAYTGSPVSNQFPDIDNDENEASYSGFCSLLKNKDDGYKFVLKEKDHFKEKGYQLFYFDDDDHKFYLGAIKSNDEMDILRWRGTNGINYDHTNQDVINKLEEWSKENPVRIVGVSFDWVLFNFERPVKDIEQLAKEVYDFCPDVVEQGVGTMDELKHFIKKENGIYLWWD, encoded by the coding sequence ATGAAAAACAGTATCCGTCTAGCCGCATTACTTCTTTGCATTATTTGCCTTTCTTGTAAAAACTCCGAAAATGGAAAGTCGCAAGAATCTATTCAAGAGAAAATGAGTGCATACACTGGTTCTCCTGTATCCAATCAATTTCCGGATATAGATAATGATGAAAACGAAGCATCGTATTCGGGATTCTGTTCTCTCCTCAAAAACAAAGATGATGGTTATAAGTTTGTTTTAAAGGAGAAAGATCATTTCAAGGAAAAAGGCTATCAGTTGTTTTACTTCGATGATGATGACCACAAGTTCTATCTCGGAGCTATAAAGAGTAACGACGAAATGGATATTCTAAGATGGCGTGGAACCAACGGAATCAACTACGATCATACCAATCAAGATGTAATAAACAAACTCGAAGAATGGAGTAAAGAGAATCCGGTAAGGATTGTCGGAGTCTCTTTTGATTGGGTTTTGTTTAACTTCGAACGTCCAGTCAAAGATATAGAACAACTTGCTAAAGAAGTATATGATTTCTGCCCCGACGTTGTAGAGCAAGGTGTAGGAACGATGGATGAATTGAAACACTTCATCAAAAAAGAAAATGGAATATACCTTTGGTGGGATTAA
- a CDS encoding family 20 glycosylhydrolase, producing the protein MTSTNRLTCILILFLSLFSFVGNAQTMNNPIQIIPQPNSIELGKGEFKWNKKTKIIITNDNEELKATADYLADVLSNITKSPVKVTKGKPKAKNALILHLGKGQGEESYELNIDKDRIIIEGLKPAGIFYGIQSLLQMIPVEGGKFSLQSVQIKDNPRFSYRGMHLDVSRHFYTKEEVKKFIDLIAMYKFNRFHWHLTDAAGWRLEIKQYPLLTQKTAFRAEANYNDFWGGERKYADEGADNAHGGYYTQDDAREIVAYAASKYITVIPEIEMPGHSEEVFVAYPNLSCSGKPYVDSDFCAGNDDSFTFLNNVLDEVIDIFPSQYIHIGGDEAGKKSWKKCPKCQQRIVDENLKDVDELQSYFIKRISKHLTSRNRNLIGWDEIIDGGLASDATVMVWRGKEKGEVAARHGNHVIMTPGSHCYFDSYQADPTTEPKTIGGYLPLQKVYSFEVTPANDSLAPFYLGGQGNIWTEYMTDFKRVEYMAFPRAIALAETLWSSKESRNWSDFKARMANQYPRLELLDVNYHRPSFEIEMTEKVDTANKLVEVKFESELNNPVIRYTLDGTEPTNESAIYTSPFTIDRIAHINAAVFVDDQIQKPILKRKSGYHRAVGKKVTYNTKWQSYPAGGETALTDGYSGSLTYGDGRWQGFTSNMDVVIDMGSIVQLNSLSANFMQLTGPGVYIPKYVEVSLSNDGVNFEKAFRVESTVPKEYDRLIFQDFVGGLENKQARYIKVFAKNNGGFLFVDELVVN; encoded by the coding sequence ATGACTAGTACCAATCGTTTAACCTGTATTCTGATACTCTTTCTGAGCCTTTTCTCTTTTGTGGGAAATGCTCAGACTATGAATAATCCTATTCAGATAATCCCTCAACCCAATAGTATAGAATTGGGCAAAGGAGAGTTTAAATGGAATAAGAAAACTAAAATTATTATTACCAACGATAACGAGGAATTAAAAGCAACTGCCGATTATCTGGCTGATGTTCTTTCCAATATCACTAAATCTCCCGTTAAAGTCACAAAAGGGAAACCGAAAGCCAAGAATGCACTCATCTTGCATTTGGGCAAAGGGCAAGGAGAGGAATCTTATGAATTGAATATAGATAAAGACCGTATTATCATTGAAGGCCTTAAACCTGCCGGAATATTCTACGGAATACAAAGTTTACTTCAGATGATTCCTGTAGAAGGAGGTAAATTTTCTCTTCAATCGGTTCAGATTAAAGATAACCCTCGATTCTCGTACCGGGGAATGCACTTGGATGTATCACGACATTTTTATACAAAAGAAGAGGTCAAAAAATTTATTGATCTAATCGCCATGTATAAGTTTAACCGCTTTCACTGGCATCTGACCGATGCGGCGGGATGGCGTTTAGAAATAAAACAATATCCTCTTTTGACACAAAAAACCGCATTCAGAGCCGAGGCCAACTACAATGACTTTTGGGGTGGCGAAAGAAAGTATGCCGATGAAGGTGCAGATAATGCTCATGGCGGATACTATACTCAGGACGATGCCAGAGAGATAGTTGCTTATGCGGCTTCTAAATATATTACGGTAATACCGGAAATAGAAATGCCGGGACATTCGGAAGAGGTATTCGTAGCCTATCCGAATCTTTCATGCTCGGGTAAACCTTATGTTGACAGTGATTTCTGTGCGGGGAACGATGATTCTTTTACCTTCCTGAATAATGTACTCGATGAAGTTATAGACATATTCCCGTCTCAGTATATCCATATCGGAGGAGATGAGGCTGGAAAAAAGTCATGGAAAAAATGTCCTAAATGTCAACAACGCATTGTGGATGAAAACCTGAAAGATGTAGATGAATTGCAAAGCTATTTTATCAAACGCATATCGAAACACCTTACATCCAGAAACAGAAACCTCATCGGATGGGACGAAATTATTGATGGCGGTCTGGCTTCTGATGCCACCGTAATGGTATGGAGAGGCAAAGAAAAGGGAGAAGTTGCCGCACGTCATGGCAACCATGTAATAATGACTCCGGGTAGCCACTGTTATTTCGACAGTTATCAGGCTGATCCGACTACTGAACCCAAAACCATCGGAGGATATCTGCCTTTGCAGAAAGTATATTCGTTTGAAGTGACTCCTGCCAATGACTCTCTCGCACCGTTTTATCTGGGTGGACAGGGAAATATATGGACAGAGTATATGACCGATTTTAAACGTGTTGAATATATGGCATTTCCACGGGCTATTGCCTTGGCCGAAACTTTATGGTCGAGCAAAGAAAGCAGAAACTGGAGTGACTTTAAAGCACGTATGGCAAATCAGTATCCCAGATTAGAGTTGTTGGATGTGAATTATCACAGACCTTCGTTTGAGATAGAGATGACAGAAAAAGTAGATACTGCAAATAAACTTGTGGAAGTGAAATTCGAGTCCGAATTAAATAATCCTGTCATTCGATATACACTCGATGGAACAGAGCCGACCAATGAGTCAGCTATTTACACAAGCCCTTTTACTATTGATCGGATAGCCCATATCAACGCTGCTGTTTTTGTAGATGACCAAATTCAGAAACCTATTTTAAAAAGAAAATCGGGATATCATCGGGCAGTGGGTAAAAAAGTGACCTATAATACCAAATGGCAATCGTATCCCGCAGGAGGAGAAACAGCTCTTACGGATGGTTACAGTGGTAGTTTGACTTATGGTGATGGACGTTGGCAAGGTTTCACATCGAATATGGATGTAGTTATAGACATGGGCAGTATAGTACAGCTAAACTCGCTAAGTGCCAACTTTATGCAACTTACAGGCCCCGGAGTATATATTCCCAAATACGTGGAAGTTTCTCTTTCGAATGACGGTGTAAATTTTGAGAAAGCTTTTAGAGTAGAAAGCACTGTTCCCAAAGAATATGACCGTTTAATCTTCCAGGATTTTGTAGGAGGACTAGAGAATAAGCAGGCACGTTATATCAAAGTCTTTGCTAAAAATAACGGAGGCTTTTTATTCGTTGACGAATTGGTTGTTAATTAA
- a CDS encoding HSP90 family protein yields the protein MEENNENKYLFQVNLKGMIELLSEHIYSAPNVFVRELLQNGIDANTARRSIDENHKGIINIYLNKVNDTPQLIFEDNGIGLTEEEVHQFLSVIGQSSKRGDFNEKDFIGKFGIGMLSCLVVSHEIVVETRSLLKDKSVCWRGKADGTYTVETIDNIENAGTRVILSPKKEWLPLFEKEELKKNVLQFGNALPITINFITDEGTEVLVDKDPVWLNKESSKEELMEYGRKTFNINFLDAFYLHSEKGEIDGVAYIMPYKVQFSGAKQHKIYLKRMYLCEQANNLLPEWTSFVKCIINTNDLRPTASRESLMDDDVMKEAKKELSNCFKDYLKVLMLSDIKKLSEIINIHHIFIKALAVEDRELLKMFIDYIPFETNKGHMTFLSIKTYNDIVYYTPSLDDFRQIRRIAGSQGKTVINAAYSFEVDLIQKIKIAFPDIRLEKITPQDILDTLSDVVVSDDERYQQFETRANELLKGQYCKAQLKQFDPIDTPAIYVANDEAMSNKNIQNLSNSGNPFAATLHNFIKKEDNMPTLCFNKDNEIVQNLIAIEDETLFNSVVHIMYVQALMLGGYPVNKKEMTVFNDALYQLLIMGMSNFIGKFDL from the coding sequence ATGGAAGAAAACAACGAAAATAAATACCTCTTTCAAGTGAATTTGAAAGGGATGATCGAATTATTGTCAGAACATATTTACAGTGCTCCAAACGTATTTGTAAGAGAACTTCTTCAAAATGGTATCGATGCAAATACAGCAAGGAGATCAATTGACGAGAATCATAAAGGCATTATAAACATTTACCTGAATAAGGTAAATGATACTCCACAACTTATATTCGAAGATAACGGAATCGGCTTAACGGAAGAAGAGGTACATCAATTTCTTTCTGTTATCGGGCAAAGCTCTAAGCGTGGCGATTTTAACGAAAAAGACTTTATCGGTAAATTTGGTATCGGTATGTTATCGTGCCTAGTCGTAAGTCACGAAATTGTAGTTGAAACCCGTTCGCTATTGAAAGACAAATCGGTATGCTGGAGAGGGAAAGCCGATGGTACATATACTGTCGAAACGATTGATAACATAGAGAATGCAGGAACAAGAGTCATACTATCACCAAAAAAAGAATGGCTTCCGTTATTCGAAAAAGAAGAACTGAAAAAGAATGTTCTTCAGTTCGGAAATGCGTTACCTATTACCATTAACTTCATCACCGACGAAGGCACAGAGGTACTGGTTGACAAAGATCCTGTATGGCTCAACAAAGAAAGCTCAAAAGAAGAACTGATGGAATATGGTCGGAAAACATTCAACATCAACTTTCTGGATGCTTTTTATCTGCACTCAGAAAAAGGAGAGATCGATGGTGTTGCTTACATTATGCCCTACAAAGTTCAGTTCTCGGGTGCAAAACAACATAAGATATACCTCAAGAGAATGTACCTGTGCGAACAAGCTAACAACTTGTTACCCGAATGGACGTCTTTCGTGAAATGTATAATCAATACAAATGACCTCCGCCCGACTGCATCACGAGAATCTCTGATGGATGACGATGTTATGAAAGAGGCTAAAAAAGAACTTAGCAACTGTTTCAAAGACTATTTGAAAGTATTGATGCTGAGTGATATCAAAAAGCTTAGTGAGATCATCAATATACACCATATCTTTATCAAAGCATTAGCGGTTGAAGATCGTGAACTACTGAAAATGTTTATAGACTACATTCCTTTCGAAACAAATAAAGGACACATGACATTTTTGTCTATTAAAACATATAATGATATTGTTTATTATACCCCTTCGTTAGACGATTTTCGTCAGATTCGCCGGATCGCCGGATCACAGGGTAAAACCGTTATTAATGCGGCTTATTCATTTGAGGTGGATTTGATTCAAAAGATAAAGATTGCTTTTCCTGACATCCGTCTCGAAAAAATCACACCGCAAGATATCCTCGATACGCTTTCGGATGTGGTTGTGTCGGATGACGAGCGCTATCAGCAATTTGAAACAAGGGCAAACGAGTTACTTAAAGGTCAGTATTGCAAAGCTCAACTGAAACAATTTGATCCGATTGACACGCCTGCCATATATGTAGCCAATGATGAAGCTATGAGCAATAAGAATATCCAGAATCTATCTAATTCAGGAAATCCTTTTGCAGCCACATTACACAATTTCATCAAGAAAGAGGACAATATGCCTACCCTGTGTTTCAACAAGGACAACGAGATTGTACAAAATCTGATTGCCATTGAAGACGAGACACTATTCAATTCCGTAGTACATATCATGTATGTACAAGCGTTGATGCTTGGCGGATATCCTGTAAATAAAAAAGAAATGACTGTATTTAACGATGCTCTATACCAATTATTGATAATGGGCATGAGTAATTTTATTGGTAAATTTGATTTGTAA